From the Asterias amurensis chromosome 1, ASM3211899v1 genome, the window aaaaaacccacaaaagcataaaaaaaaaaaattaaaaaaaggcagTGATGCAACAATGATATTCCTGTAACGGCAGTGCGAACAGAATAATTTCATCGAGACTGagccacccaaaaaaaaaaaaagtaaatgtacATAGAGTTTGTTCAATCACAATTCGTTCAGTTGGTTGATTGTGATTGATTCAGCTATGTAACAACCAGTAGTGACACTAAAGTTGGATGCCTAATAGACCAAGTCCATCAAAATACTCCAAGATGTTATTGATTGGTTCTGATGGATTCAGTACTTATGTAAAGAATGCTTTGGTTGATTATGGTTGATTCAGTACAGTTGCATATTTACTGTCTCTCATTTGATTGATTTTGGCGGATTAGGTATATTTTTTAGCAAAAACAGTCGGGGGGTTAGGGGGGTTAGGGTTAATGCACTCCGACAAGGCTaaaacagggatgtgattttctctgtttttaaaatGGAAATTAAGGTTTTTCAATCCCGCCCCTTCCCCCctaaaagcaaaataaaaaattaacaaacagattttttttttttgactttacgttaaatattttattaataagataaatttcaaaaatgaagaTAAACCCAGTCTGACATGATAGAACGCCCTAGAATGCAGGGTACATTAGGGCTTTAAAAACAATGTATTGTAATCAGGCTTTGCACTCGCAAGCATTCAAGCTCTGCACTCACAAGCGTTCACGCTTTGCGCTCAAAATCCAGGTTTTCTTTCACAAGCCTATCACATCCTTGCTACAAGCATCAAGCTAATGAATTgcgtttatttaaaaaaaaatgttattaattgatCACAAGCTAATAATGGAGTAGATGGAGTAGGAGTTGAGTATTTATATAATAGTGATAATATTATTGATTTAGAAAAGAATGGAGTTGGAGTTGAATGCCACCATGCAGATTGCAGGGGGAGAATTTTAACATGAAATAATGGCCTGCAATATTGTGAGCAAGTATCATTGAACTAGTTTGCTGCTTATTTGCTACCttaaataatagttttaaaaaaagagaGTAATAGTTGCTTCTTATAGCACTCTGGTCCATCACCCAGTGAAGCTCATGGCGCTCGTACATCATTGCCCAATcactttaagattgtcttaatTCTTGAACCACTGATGGTGTGACAAATCAtacggcttaaaggcagtgaacactattggtaactcaaaataattgttagcataaaaccttacttggtaacgagtaatggagagctgttgatagtataaaacattgtgagaaacggctcccttggaagtaaggtagttttcaagaaagaagtaattttccacgaatttgatttcgagacctcagaattagattttgaggtctcaaaatcaagcatctgaaagcacacaacttcatgtgacaagggtgtttttttctttcgttattatctcacaacttcagctcaagttttcacatgttgagataccagatgactggtatttgacaatttccaatagtgtacagtgtcttcaACTCCATTGTGCTTTTTTGCGTTACGTTTATAGCTACTTAGTCTGTTCATGTTTACAGGAGGTGAACTCATTCAAAATCCTTCATCACATTTAAGCTGATAATCTTTCAGGTATTTTGCAAATGAATATCCTTTGGTCAGTGCAAGTGTGGGTCATTCCACAaggattttttgttcatttcttCATACCAGGAGGGCTGTTTGGTTCACTTGGAGCCCAGTTGATGTAATCTACATGTAGGCTAGTTCACGAAAAGGCTACTGCCGATTCAGGCGAAGGAGCTGGTGGTTGAGTTGTGTTGGTAGCTGTTCCATGTGTTCTTATAAACCCCTCAGTTTATTAGTGTGGCAAGCAGGAGTAAGTCATTTTCGTCTTGGCTCGTTAATGGACGCCAGATGAGATGGCCTGCCAAGCCGTGACAAACTCTGACAGTACTGTTCAGCTTTATGAAAGGTAGTGGCATCCAATTCGATAAGGTAGCAATTAGTCCCAAAACGTGTCTGAAGCGAAACTCAGTTACAATGTAGTTATGATCAGGAAATGAGACTGAAGGAAATGCGAAGATACTCaagtttagatgattgattatGCCATACTTTCATAACTGGTCTAAGTTAGGTGCTcaaggttggtgtagtggtgtcaTGCCTCGCTTTCCACCTCTTGGaacccagttcgaatcccacccagggCACTATGTtcttgggttttcagtccctacttgactgtaTGGGTTTTCCGTGGAAAAgtaccacatctaaaactgaaattttcttcatcatcttctcttcaTGGTTTGGCTCTAGTTAAAGCGTTGAGAATATCCAGATCCAGACAATATTGTTAATGTAGAGTTCGTCCATTGAAAAGAGATGTACATTTGTACTTGGGTCAAATGAGATCTTTTTAAGTGATGAATGTACCATGTACACCAAAGTTGTTTGTGCCTCTTCCATAAAACGTTGTACAACACATGAAGCTATGACCTAAATAAATGCATTTATAGTGTGTTGGTTATAAGTCATCAATTACAGTTCTGCTCAGAACCTGGCTGGTCTTTTACAGATGAAACTCCTTTTGTAGGAACAATGTAAGTCATTCCACAAGAAGTTTTTTGCACTAGCAAAGAACTCTACGCAGTCTCCATCCCCGTCGGGTTGGTTTCCATGCCAGTTGGTGTAGCCGCCTGAAGAGCTGCCGTCGATAAAGCCCCAAGTTGACGAGTTGCTGGATCGGTCTAAACGGTAGCCAAACCAGGTTCTCTTGCCGGTTTCCCCGTACACGGATTTGATAAGCAGGACGAGGAAGTCATTTTCGTCTTGGCTCATAATGGATGCCAGATAAGATGGTCTGCCAAGGCGTGACAAAATCTGACAGTGctgttcagcttcatcaaatCTCTTGGCGTCCATCACGAGAAGGTAGCAATGATTCCCAAAACTTGTCCATGGGCTGTGACAGGACAGGCATGCAGGAGACACAATCAGGAAATACGACTGAAGGAGTGCTAAAAGAAAACTGAAAACTGTGAAGTTTGCTGCCATATTTAGGTCTGAGTGATAGCGTCTGTTTTCTGGTAATGTGTGTTACAGTCTCACTTGTCATCTGTGTCAAGTTGCAGTGAATTTGGTATATTTAAAAGCTAATGGATTTTGTTTATTAATGATCCGACTATTATATTATTGACTGTAGCCTAGGTGGTGAGTATTTCTCTAAATATAGAATGAAGTACCGGTATTGTACGCTCAAAAAACCTTGTTTGGAAATAACACTTTGCTTGCatcaacattaacatttcatcATTGGTAATGGACTTGTAGGCAAAGCCATGGTAGTactaatgaatgtttatgagtgcaatggtgcgaatatgttcatgaggtgaaagatggaatgttctattcaacgaggcggagccgagttgaatggacattccagctttcaacgaatgaacatatttgcactattgcaggaatgaaaaacattcattatttgttttatataacatccaagtagatctttgtcattttggttggaagatacaactttcaaaacaaacaaagcataggcctacaatttttaattgtgaaattacacccgtttctCTTTGGGTCGGCCAGTTGGATTCAACAGTCACAATGTGCGTTCTGgacagctattttgagacacgcagaaGCCAAATGCTAGTACTTTTActaatatgccttgcagtaacactgctgcattaccaaagacacgcgcatgCAGTGTTTTTACTCTGCTTTTTCGTCCCATCCAAAAAGTACTAtattgcacgctgccagcgaTGCGATGATAAGCAAAGCCATGGTAGTATAATTCACTTTGGCgtcaaaataaaattcagaGTATACAAGCCAAGCAAACTAATTGGTGTTGTTTTGGATTGTTTCTGAAAATTCAGTTTGTGCTTAAATTAATTGGCCGGCACATCATTAGTAAGAAATTATATGTTCCTATGTGTTTACAAAACCTAGATTGTCATGAAGGAATACGATAGTTTGCTTGAAATGATTTAAGGAGAATCAagtaaagcaattttttttgtagaagCGATATCAAAAcatgatgtttgaaaacaatCATGCGTTTTTGTTCACTCTCTACTCGTGACTCCCATGACCAATTTATTGAGCTTCAATTTCTTTGGGTTGTAATTTCAATTAATTTCATTtgttaattctggttgtgaagccaaggactctccgAAAAgcgaatgaaaacaaaatactccCTGTCGAGAAAAGACaagaaaggaagtttcagttcaAGAGTTGAAATAGGTGCCCATGAAagttattccagggaaaacatGCACTCTGGAAGGGTCCAACAATTTTAAGAAGGGCATGCTTTGGGACCTTAGTTAGCTAGCAGAAAACAATttacttaccagaataaggttaccaccaAAAGAACCATGTCATACATGATCGTTTGCAagttatttttgcttagcaagaaactGTTATGCAActatattgtttgttttaagcagctctgtggaTACGTGGCCCGTATTTTTATCTTGTCGGAAACTTTGGCTGTGCAGCACTTCTGTCTTTGTGAAAACAATTACATGGTTAAGTTGAGTCATTGCTTCAAAACTTTTACATATTTTGAAATGTTATGGAGAGAGAATCTGAACCAAATTTTGGTAAACAGAAATTCACCCCCCAACGAGTGAAACCATCACCGAATCCCCACACATTAATACACATGTGCGaggaaataacaaaaacatggaATATGTTTTTCATTATAACAATTGTTTCTACCACATACTCTGACCATCTCTGTATTGCCCAGCTCTTATGTTCAAAGAATTACCTTGAAATAAAACCATATACCCCTTTCATTTGTTTTGCCTTTAGGCTTGCTACAGACATGCCATTGGCAGATGAAGTCTACATATCCAAAAGTAGATGCATGATGTCGATGTTGCACAGTGCCAAAGTACAACGATGTCTTCTCCAGCAACAGGTAAAGAACCAGTTTCAAAGTtcattgaagacactggacactattggtaattgacaaagaccagtcttctcacttggtgtgtctcaatatgtatgcgtaaaataacaaacctgtgaaaatatgaattcaatcggtcatcaaagttgcgagataataatgaaagaaaaaatcacacttgtcacacgaagtcgtgtgcgtttagatggttgatttcgagacctcaagttctaaacttgaggtctcgaaatcaaattcgtggaaaattacttctttctcgaaaactatggcacttcagagggagccgtttctcacattgttttataccatcaacgtctccccattacttgtcatgaagaaaggttttatgctaataattattttgagtaattaccaatagtgtccactgcctttaaatggccgtttaagaagccgtttaagaacgagtttTCCCAATGCTCTTGAGCTCTGTTTAGTGTAGTGCAATtttatgagacagttttcggatagcATTGTGCCAAAACAATCAGTTATAAACAGCTCTAGCTGTAcctttatcaaccgtttaaacactcCCATGTGAcatgctctcaaccaatagaataggaatagcgaaactgtctggggtattatGAATACTTGTTTCTGTGTTCTGAATTCTTACTCTAGTTTTGGTAAAACATACTAACACCTGTTTAACTACACAAAGATCCACCAACAAATTTGAGAAAGAAGGGAAGTGTCACCAATACCCCACCCCAACAAAACAAAGTGGACAGGCGAGACAACAACGGCAACATGTGTcgtttttgttgtggttttcgCCTAGATCTCAGTGCActaattggtaagacactgctctagaattgcaagggttgtgggttcgaatcccacccgagtaaaatggctgtgatttttttacaggactcaggaaagtaatAGGTATACATTGcttacatacatcggtgtatgggtaaaaccaaaattaatattgttatggttatggttattGTTTAAAACAAGTGATGGAGATTACCTCCAGGGCTCACtcttacatgtaggtcaaaGCATCAAATTGTTACTGCAATTGAAAGAAAACTACAACACAcacccctttaaaaaaaatcttgtctTTATTTGATTGCATTTAGGCTAGCTAAAGACATGCCATTGTCAGATGAAGTCTATCTCTACCAAAGTAGATGCTTGATGTACATGCTGCCCAGTGTCGGATAAACCATTGTCTTCTTCTGCAACAGGTAAGCACCAGTTTCAACATGTGGGTTCAACAACTAATAGCCTCAAATTTCCTTACATCTTGGCCCAACAAAAGCCACTGAAAAGTAAGGGTTTGAAAGTCTTGTGTGTCAACAGCAACCGTTATAGGGCTTGATaaatgtagctcagttggtagagcaccgacaCATGTTTCAGTACCTAATGGGTATTACAGAGCTGCCAGCTTTTCTTggttctgcagaaagttctcTGTAAGGTACATCAATCTTTCCATGATGAACACATTTGGAGATCttccttttaaaaaataaaaataaaaattctccTTTTACTTGAAATATCTCCATTTGTacaaaaatctccctgattgcaccTGGACAAAGTTTTGCCATTTTGCATTTCCATGAGTTGAGATGTCATGATCACCACTTTAAGCCATTCAATTGAAATGTAGCACTGGCAGTTTTTTTAGGCATGGTGCCaaacacaaatgtttttttaaaggtttcgTCTCCACAGTAAGATGGAGATGTTTAGGAAATAACACGTCAAAACACAGATTAAAACACATTGACAGTTGTCTACAAATGAAGATGTCGGCATTGTTTgggtaataaaacaaaatttaaagcaGACTccaaa encodes:
- the LOC139939362 gene encoding snaclec coagulation factor IX/factor X-binding protein subunit B-like, which translates into the protein MAANFTVFSFLLALLQSYFLIVSPACLSCHSPWTSFGNHCYLLVMDAKRFDEAEQHCQILSRLGRPSYLASIMSQDENDFLVLLIKSVYGETGKRTWFGYRLDRSSNSSTWGFIDGSSSGGYTNWHGNQPDGDGDCVEFFASAKNFLWNDLHCSYKRSFICKRPARF